From a single Marinobacter sp. ANT_B65 genomic region:
- the lepA gene encoding translation elongation factor 4 yields MTELSRIRNFSIIAHIDHGKSTLADRFIQVCGGLTKREMAEQVLDSMDLERERGITIKAQSVTLHYTARDGQVYKLNFIDTPGHVDFSYEVSRSLYACEGALLVVDAGQGVEAQSVANCYTAIEQGLEVVPVLNKMDLPQAEPERVAAEIEDIIGIDATDAVRCSAKSGLGVEDVLEDLIQKIPPPQGDRSAPLQALIIDSWFDNYLGVVSLVRVTQGIMKKGDKIVIKSTGKAWNADKVGIFNPKPYDTDILEAGDVGFVVAGIKDIHGAPVGDTIVHHKFAAETPMLPGFKKVQPQVYAGLFPVSADDYNDFRDALEKLTLNDASLFYEPESSDALGFGFRCGFLGMLHMEIIQERLEREYDINLITTAPTVIYEVLNRQGETLSVDSPSKLPDIGSIEEMREPIVEANILVPQEHLGNVIALCEEKRGIQKNMHFTTNQVQLTYELPMAEVVLDFFDRIKSASRGFASLDYHFIRFQQANLVRLDVLINGERVDALALIVHKEQAMYKGRQLVEKMKELIPRQMFDIAIQAAIGSQIVARVSVKALRKNVTAKCYGGDVSRKKKLLQKQKEGKKRMKQLGNVEVPQEAFLAVLKVDN; encoded by the coding sequence GTGACTGAACTGAGCCGAATCCGTAACTTCTCGATTATCGCCCACATCGACCATGGAAAATCCACACTGGCAGACCGCTTTATTCAGGTTTGCGGAGGCCTGACCAAAAGAGAAATGGCCGAGCAGGTTCTGGATTCGATGGATCTGGAGCGGGAGCGGGGCATCACCATCAAAGCCCAGAGCGTTACCCTTCACTACACTGCCCGGGATGGTCAGGTATACAAACTGAATTTTATTGACACGCCTGGCCACGTGGATTTCTCCTATGAAGTGTCGCGCTCACTCTATGCCTGTGAAGGTGCGCTTCTGGTTGTAGATGCCGGTCAGGGTGTGGAGGCCCAGTCTGTCGCAAATTGCTATACCGCGATTGAGCAGGGCCTGGAAGTGGTCCCGGTTCTGAACAAAATGGATTTGCCTCAGGCGGAACCTGAGCGGGTTGCTGCAGAAATCGAAGACATTATTGGTATTGATGCCACGGATGCAGTGCGATGCTCAGCCAAGAGCGGTTTGGGTGTTGAAGATGTTCTGGAAGACCTCATTCAGAAAATACCACCACCCCAGGGTGACCGCTCCGCTCCGCTGCAGGCGCTGATTATTGATTCGTGGTTCGATAATTATCTGGGTGTTGTCTCTCTTGTCCGGGTTACTCAGGGCATCATGAAAAAAGGCGACAAGATTGTTATCAAGTCCACGGGTAAAGCCTGGAATGCAGATAAAGTGGGTATTTTTAATCCCAAACCCTACGATACCGACATACTGGAAGCCGGTGATGTCGGTTTTGTAGTTGCCGGCATAAAAGACATACACGGTGCCCCTGTCGGTGACACTATCGTGCACCATAAATTTGCTGCAGAAACACCGATGCTGCCGGGATTCAAGAAGGTGCAGCCACAGGTTTATGCTGGCCTGTTTCCTGTCAGTGCTGACGACTACAACGATTTCCGCGATGCGTTGGAAAAGCTGACGCTGAACGATGCGTCACTGTTTTATGAGCCGGAAAGTTCCGACGCACTGGGCTTTGGGTTTCGCTGTGGTTTCCTGGGCATGCTTCATATGGAGATCATTCAGGAGCGGCTGGAGCGTGAGTACGATATTAATCTGATTACCACCGCCCCGACGGTTATATACGAAGTATTGAATCGTCAGGGCGAGACTTTGTCGGTGGACAGCCCTTCAAAGTTGCCGGATATTGGCTCGATTGAGGAAATGCGCGAGCCGATTGTTGAAGCAAATATTCTGGTTCCCCAGGAACACCTGGGAAATGTAATTGCTTTGTGTGAAGAGAAGCGCGGGATTCAGAAAAATATGCACTTTACGACCAATCAGGTTCAGCTAACCTATGAGCTGCCGATGGCAGAGGTGGTGCTGGACTTCTTTGATCGTATCAAGTCTGCCAGTCGCGGGTTTGCTTCACTGGACTACCACTTTATTCGTTTTCAGCAAGCGAATCTTGTGCGCCTAGATGTGCTTATCAATGGTGAACGTGTAGATGCGCTGGCGTTGATCGTGCATAAAGAGCAGGCGATGTACAAAGGTCGCCAGCTCGTAGAGAAGATGAAAGAACTGATTCCCCGGCAGATGTTTGATATTGCAATCCAGGCGGCGATAGGAAGCCAGATTGTGGCGAGGGTCAGTGTGAAGGCACTGCGCAAAAACGTAACCGCAAAATGTTACGGCGGAGATGTCAGTCGTAAGAAGAAGCTGCTCCAGAAGCAGAAGGAAGGTAAGAAACGCATGAAGCAGCTGGGTAATGTTGAGGTGCCTCAGGAAGCGTTCCTTGCCGTATTGAAAGTCGATAATTAA
- the rnc gene encoding ribonuclease III translates to MSSQPDLDQLQRCIGYQFRSPERLMLALTHRSYGNQNNERLEFLGDSIVNMVIAEYLFLNFEKAREGQLSRLRARMVKGVTLAEIGREFELGSYLRLGSGELKSGGFRRESILADAVESIIGAIYLDSDFHTCREQILRWFDGRLKQLDLQDTQKDPKTRLQEYLQSRQFPLPRYDVISVDGEAHNQTFHVSCVLSSLGRTTNGVGSSRRVAEQEAARSALKQLGVETP, encoded by the coding sequence GTGAGTTCGCAGCCGGATCTTGATCAGTTACAGCGGTGCATTGGCTATCAGTTCAGGTCGCCTGAGCGGCTTATGCTGGCGCTTACGCACAGGAGTTATGGTAACCAGAATAACGAACGGCTGGAGTTCCTCGGCGATTCCATTGTCAATATGGTTATTGCAGAGTATCTGTTCCTGAACTTTGAGAAGGCCCGGGAGGGCCAGCTGAGCCGTTTGCGGGCCAGAATGGTCAAGGGTGTTACGCTGGCCGAGATTGGCCGCGAGTTCGAGTTAGGCAGCTATTTGCGCCTGGGTTCAGGAGAGCTGAAAAGCGGTGGTTTTCGTCGCGAATCCATTCTTGCAGACGCGGTGGAATCCATTATCGGCGCCATTTATCTCGACAGTGATTTCCACACCTGCCGCGAGCAGATACTGCGCTGGTTTGATGGCAGGCTGAAGCAGCTGGATCTCCAGGATACTCAGAAAGATCCCAAGACCCGTTTGCAGGAGTACCTCCAGTCCCGGCAGTTTCCCTTGCCCAGGTACGATGTCATTTCTGTGGACGGAGAAGCTCATAACCAGACGTTTCACGTGTCCTGTGTATTATCTTCGCTGGGCCGGACAACCAATGGCGTCGGCAGCAGTCGCCGCGTGGCGGAGCAGGAAGCGGCACGCAGTGCGCTGAAACAACTCGGCGTGGAGACACCCTGA
- the pdxJ gene encoding pyridoxine 5'-phosphate synthase, whose amino-acid sequence MNPRVLFGVNIDHIATLREARGTRYPDPVQAALMAEEAGADGITIHPREDRRHIQDRDVLLLKEVLQTKMNLEMAVTESMLDFAARVRPECVCLVPEKREELTTEGGLDVEGQEERVASACERLARLGAEVSLFIDPDRAQIDAAVRCGAPVIELHTGEYAEAVGAAAEDAAFEVLADAVAYARKKGLIVNAGHGLHYHNTERVAAIPGINELNIGHAIIARAVFCGLKEAVRDMKTIIERARGRV is encoded by the coding sequence ATGAATCCCAGAGTATTATTTGGTGTCAATATTGACCACATTGCCACTTTGCGTGAGGCCAGGGGAACCCGTTATCCCGATCCTGTTCAGGCTGCCCTTATGGCAGAAGAAGCGGGCGCTGACGGTATAACAATTCACCCCAGAGAAGACCGGCGTCATATCCAGGATCGTGATGTGTTGCTGCTGAAGGAAGTGCTTCAGACGAAAATGAATCTCGAAATGGCAGTCACTGAGTCCATGCTCGATTTCGCTGCGAGAGTCCGGCCTGAGTGTGTTTGCCTGGTTCCGGAAAAGCGGGAAGAGCTGACCACCGAGGGCGGACTGGATGTGGAGGGCCAGGAAGAACGCGTGGCCAGCGCCTGTGAACGATTGGCCAGGCTTGGTGCGGAAGTTTCCCTGTTTATTGACCCGGATCGGGCCCAGATTGATGCTGCGGTGCGCTGTGGTGCCCCGGTTATTGAGCTCCATACAGGAGAGTATGCTGAGGCTGTTGGTGCAGCGGCGGAAGACGCGGCATTCGAGGTTCTTGCCGACGCAGTAGCTTATGCGCGCAAAAAAGGACTGATTGTGAACGCGGGCCACGGTCTGCATTATCACAATACTGAGCGGGTCGCCGCCATCCCTGGCATTAATGAACTGAATATTGGCCACGCTATTATTGCCAGAGCAGTATTTTGCGGACTGAAAGAAGCTGTCCGGGATATGAAAACGATTATCGAGCGCGCGCGCGGCAGAGTCTGA
- a CDS encoding ATP-binding protein, which produces MRRWGIRKKVLVVTLVPTLLTTLILGLFFTYSWVANIETLLRDRGESLSRQLATGSEYGLFTANRSLLASLSNALLEEQDVRSITFFDADRRRLLHTGPGSSDNLDSKELASEQASSIARTASTRFVTPVFLQDLMIQSMLDPDARQAASQQREPLGWVAVEMSHTRTEKETYKALLISLLLVLGGVVFSLLIALRLSRAFTGPVFELNEAVARLKEGKLNTRVHTGAGPEFEQLESGLNAMAEELSKAQAEMQQNIDQATEDLRETLETIEIQNIELDFARKEALEASRIKSEFLANMSHEIRTPLNGIIGFTELLLKSPLPRQQRDHLSTIRKSSEILLTIINDILDFSKIEAGKLILDRVPFQLRDIVEEVMVMLAPAAHSKNLDLVPIVYDDVPDNIMGDPLRVKQVITNLVNNAIKFTQTGEVVLRASLEDENKENNQVTLRLSITDSGVGLSRAQQQSLFNAFSQADASTARQYGGTGLGLAISKRLVEEMGGNIGLQSELGKGSTFWFTLTTELSSGGEAIAPRDSLRGERVIYLEHQKTCGLAVEHLLRNWGLTVDRVASPGAMQEKIAEAQKSQSGYAAAIIGITRHLLNSSQYCGLVRTLEIERDCRTLLLTPTLETHDSSLSGLASGHLTKPVCREALYDELLLLVHGISTFGQGISRQEHAAPLPAPANIPKVLAVDDNEANLKLVMTLLQDHQIDVEGASSGFEALSKARQKSFDLVFMDLQMPGMDGVETTSRLRELDNSSHRTTIIALTAHALADEQERLTRQGFDGYLPKPISSGQLAESIQECTGYQCQSTEQAHLYPVQEVRDTRRTLRPSTRKMQRDCVSVAEGIQLAAGKTDLAEELFSMLLEQLPADLDKIERFWSKRSLENLLECVHKLHGATRYCGVPELRSAANRLETALKRSAPDMELQKSQLVSAIERLQIWSEQTDWQQMFREHQQQAETN; this is translated from the coding sequence ATGCGACGTTGGGGCATTCGCAAAAAGGTGCTGGTGGTAACACTGGTACCCACCCTGCTCACCACCCTGATTCTGGGGCTGTTTTTTACCTATAGCTGGGTTGCCAACATTGAAACCCTGCTACGGGATCGTGGCGAGTCTTTGTCTCGCCAGCTTGCTACCGGCTCGGAATACGGCCTTTTCACTGCAAACCGCAGCCTGCTGGCCAGCCTTTCCAACGCCTTGCTCGAAGAACAGGATGTGCGTTCAATTACATTCTTCGACGCTGACCGCCGCCGTTTGCTGCACACTGGCCCCGGCAGCTCTGACAATCTTGATAGCAAAGAACTGGCCAGCGAACAGGCGAGCAGCATCGCCCGCACAGCCAGCACGCGTTTTGTCACCCCGGTTTTTCTTCAGGATCTGATGATCCAGTCCATGCTCGACCCGGACGCCCGACAGGCTGCGTCGCAACAACGCGAACCTTTGGGATGGGTAGCTGTGGAAATGTCTCACACCCGAACCGAAAAAGAGACATACAAGGCATTGCTGATTTCTCTTTTGCTGGTCCTTGGCGGTGTAGTTTTCAGCCTCCTGATTGCCCTTCGCCTGAGCCGTGCCTTTACCGGACCTGTATTTGAACTGAACGAAGCAGTGGCAAGGCTCAAGGAAGGAAAGCTCAATACCCGGGTTCACACCGGGGCAGGCCCCGAGTTCGAGCAACTGGAGTCCGGTCTGAACGCCATGGCGGAAGAACTGAGCAAAGCTCAGGCCGAAATGCAGCAGAACATTGATCAGGCAACGGAAGACCTGCGCGAAACCCTGGAGACCATTGAAATCCAGAATATTGAGCTGGATTTCGCACGCAAGGAAGCACTGGAAGCCAGTCGCATAAAATCTGAATTTCTGGCCAACATGTCTCATGAAATCCGGACTCCGCTCAACGGTATTATCGGTTTCACAGAGCTGCTGCTGAAAAGTCCCCTGCCCCGCCAGCAGAGAGATCACCTGAGCACGATACGCAAATCCTCGGAAATTCTTCTGACCATTATCAACGACATACTGGATTTCTCGAAGATTGAGGCCGGCAAACTGATCCTTGATCGCGTTCCCTTCCAGCTCAGGGACATAGTGGAAGAAGTGATGGTGATGCTGGCACCTGCTGCCCATAGCAAAAATCTGGATCTGGTGCCCATAGTGTATGACGATGTGCCAGACAACATCATGGGCGACCCCCTTCGGGTCAAGCAGGTGATTACCAACCTGGTAAACAACGCTATCAAATTTACCCAGACCGGTGAGGTAGTCCTGCGGGCGAGCCTTGAAGACGAGAACAAGGAAAACAATCAGGTCACCTTGCGTTTGAGCATTACAGATTCCGGTGTTGGGCTGTCCAGGGCACAGCAACAGTCGCTATTCAACGCGTTTAGCCAGGCTGATGCCTCAACCGCCAGACAGTATGGAGGCACCGGGCTTGGACTCGCGATTTCCAAGCGTCTGGTCGAAGAAATGGGCGGCAACATTGGCCTGCAGAGTGAACTGGGAAAAGGGTCTACCTTCTGGTTTACCCTTACAACTGAGCTCTCGTCCGGCGGCGAAGCGATTGCGCCCAGGGACTCCCTGCGGGGTGAGCGGGTCATCTACCTGGAACACCAGAAAACCTGTGGCCTTGCCGTGGAACATTTACTGCGAAACTGGGGCCTGACGGTTGATCGCGTTGCGTCTCCTGGCGCCATGCAGGAGAAAATTGCAGAAGCCCAGAAGAGCCAGTCGGGGTATGCGGCAGCCATTATCGGAATCACCCGGCATCTTCTTAACTCCAGCCAGTACTGTGGGCTGGTGCGGACGCTGGAGATCGAGCGTGACTGTCGCACTCTGTTACTGACCCCAACCCTTGAAACCCATGACTCATCGCTGTCGGGGCTGGCCAGTGGCCATCTGACCAAGCCCGTATGCCGGGAGGCTCTTTACGACGAACTGCTTCTTCTCGTACATGGCATCAGTACGTTCGGACAAGGCATTTCGCGCCAGGAACATGCCGCCCCCCTGCCCGCTCCTGCCAATATACCTAAAGTGCTGGCCGTCGATGACAACGAAGCCAACCTGAAGCTGGTTATGACCCTGCTGCAGGATCATCAGATAGACGTAGAAGGCGCATCAAGCGGTTTTGAAGCTTTGAGCAAAGCCCGGCAGAAATCTTTTGACCTGGTCTTCATGGATCTCCAGATGCCCGGCATGGATGGCGTGGAAACAACCTCCCGGCTCCGTGAGCTAGACAACAGCAGCCACAGAACAACGATCATTGCTCTCACCGCACATGCATTGGCCGATGAGCAGGAGCGGCTGACCAGACAAGGGTTCGATGGCTATCTTCCCAAGCCTATCAGTAGCGGACAGCTGGCAGAAAGCATACAAGAGTGCACAGGTTATCAATGCCAAAGTACCGAACAGGCCCACCTGTATCCTGTACAGGAAGTCCGGGACACAAGACGCACGCTTAGGCCTTCCACACGAAAGATGCAGCGGGACTGTGTGAGCGTGGCTGAAGGTATCCAGCTTGCAGCTGGCAAGACAGATCTGGCGGAAGAGTTGTTCAGCATGCTGCTGGAGCAGCTCCCGGCTGACCTCGACAAAATTGAACGGTTCTGGAGTAAGCGTAGCCTGGAGAACCTGCTGGAGTGCGTACATAAGCTTCACGGCGCAACCCGTTACTGCGGGGTCCCGGAGCTGCGCTCTGCTGCAAACCGCCTGGAAACAGCCCTGAAACGCTCGGCGCCGGATATGGAACTACAGAAGAGCCAGTTAGTTTCCGCTATCGAGCGGTTGCAGATCTGGAGCGAACAGACTGACTGGCAACAGATGTTCCGGGAGCATCAGCAGCAGGCTGAAACCAACTGA
- a CDS encoding DUF4845 domain-containing protein, with amino-acid sequence MKKNNLSAMGRQDGASALVMMVMVLFFGSLLTLVIKVGPAYMDDLTIQEALESLDGTEGLSRMGPAQIRTLINKRLGVNNIRNFDAKDITIENDGELVLINVDYEVRNNIFRNIDTVVHFQHRYEMKGK; translated from the coding sequence ATGAAAAAAAATAATCTATCCGCCATGGGCCGTCAGGATGGTGCTTCGGCACTTGTAATGATGGTTATGGTGCTGTTTTTCGGTAGCTTGCTGACGCTGGTTATCAAAGTCGGGCCAGCATACATGGACGATCTTACCATTCAGGAAGCCCTGGAAAGCCTGGATGGTACAGAGGGTTTGTCCCGTATGGGGCCGGCCCAAATCCGTACCTTGATAAACAAGCGGCTGGGAGTAAATAATATCCGGAATTTTGATGCCAAGGATATTACGATTGAAAACGACGGTGAGCTTGTCCTGATCAATGTGGATTATGAAGTGCGCAATAACATCTTTCGCAATATAGATACGGTTGTTCACTTCCAGCACAGATATGAGATGAAGGGCAAGTGA
- the lepB gene encoding signal peptidase I, which produces MDIDFPLVLVVLTFVSGLIWLADILFWRKRRHAESTENTAQNEDEPKEPYLVDLSRSFFPVLAIVLVLRSFLVEPFQIPSGSMLPTLEVGDFILVNKYAYGLRLPVAGTKVLDIGDPARGDVMVFRYPKDGETNYIKRVIGLPGDTVRYRDKQLFINGEQIESEFVVRLPPVEVRKEDLGEVEHDIFLTMGRPGAAGEGEWQVPEGHYFVMGDNRDNSNDSRYWGTVPDDLVVGKAFAIWMHWESFTSLPSFKRVGSIE; this is translated from the coding sequence ATGGATATTGATTTTCCCCTGGTTCTGGTGGTCCTGACCTTTGTGTCAGGGCTTATCTGGCTGGCAGATATACTGTTTTGGCGTAAGCGGCGCCATGCTGAGTCCACCGAGAATACGGCTCAAAATGAAGACGAGCCGAAAGAGCCCTATCTGGTTGATCTCAGTCGTTCCTTTTTCCCTGTGCTGGCCATTGTTCTGGTGCTCCGGTCGTTCCTTGTGGAACCCTTCCAGATTCCCTCTGGCTCCATGCTGCCAACTCTGGAAGTCGGCGACTTTATTCTGGTCAACAAGTATGCCTATGGCCTGCGTTTACCGGTTGCCGGAACCAAGGTGCTGGATATCGGGGATCCGGCACGGGGGGATGTGATGGTGTTTCGTTATCCCAAGGACGGCGAAACCAACTACATCAAACGCGTGATTGGCCTGCCCGGGGATACAGTACGCTATCGCGACAAGCAGCTTTTCATCAACGGCGAGCAAATTGAAAGCGAGTTTGTTGTGCGGTTGCCTCCTGTAGAGGTACGAAAGGAAGATCTTGGCGAGGTGGAACATGACATTTTCCTGACCATGGGCCGCCCTGGCGCTGCCGGTGAAGGCGAGTGGCAGGTGCCGGAAGGGCATTATTTCGTAATGGGTGACAACCGTGATAACAGCAATGACAGCCGGTACTGGGGTACGGTTCCGGATGATCTTGTTGTGGGTAAGGCCTTTGCGATCTGGATGCACTGGGAATCCTTTACCAGTCTGCCATCCTTCAAGCGTGTGGGCAGTATTGAATAA
- the recO gene encoding DNA repair protein RecO, whose product MSRDALQQEPAYVIHRRPWRETSLMVDLFTLNHGRMSVIAKGASSSRSPLKAQLQPFQPLLLGWVGRGDLKTLTQADVRDGPALRRTVSLYSGLYLNELIQRILPQADPCPTLFAAYIETLALLAETSDVEPVLRRFEQAFAAALGYDFAWDLATDTGQTIRASHTYCYDPEQGIVASASAGVRLQNLPGDALLALAGGDYDAPASRRASKRVMRVLTDYLLQGRPLNSRSLFSHPKGKTT is encoded by the coding sequence ATGAGTAGAGACGCGCTGCAGCAAGAGCCCGCTTATGTGATACATCGACGGCCTTGGCGGGAAACCAGCCTGATGGTCGATCTTTTTACTCTCAATCACGGCCGTATGAGTGTGATTGCCAAAGGTGCCAGCAGTAGCAGGAGTCCGCTAAAAGCCCAGCTCCAGCCTTTTCAGCCCCTGTTGTTGGGCTGGGTTGGGCGCGGCGACCTGAAAACCCTGACCCAGGCAGATGTCCGGGATGGCCCGGCATTGCGCCGCACCGTATCTCTGTACAGTGGTTTGTATCTGAATGAGTTGATACAGCGGATATTGCCCCAGGCAGACCCTTGCCCAACGTTGTTTGCTGCTTATATCGAGACTCTTGCCTTGCTTGCTGAAACGTCTGACGTGGAACCGGTGCTACGGAGATTCGAGCAGGCTTTTGCTGCGGCTCTGGGTTACGATTTTGCCTGGGATCTGGCGACGGATACTGGTCAGACCATCCGCGCAAGCCACACCTATTGTTATGATCCCGAGCAGGGTATTGTCGCTTCTGCCTCTGCAGGTGTGCGCTTGCAGAACCTGCCTGGCGACGCGTTGCTGGCGCTTGCCGGGGGGGATTATGACGCGCCTGCAAGCCGGAGGGCCTCAAAGCGGGTCATGCGTGTACTGACAGATTATCTGTTGCAGGGGCGCCCATTGAACAGTCGCAGTCTTTTCAGCCATCCCAAGGGTAAAACCACATGA
- the era gene encoding GTPase Era, which translates to MNDITRPENPDSRCGFVAIVGRPNVGKSTLLNHILGQKLSITSRKPQTTRHQVLGIKTMGPVQAVYVDTPGMHQEEPRAINRYMNKAATSALIDVDVVVFVVDQTAWTTADEMVLEKLSKLTCPVILAVNKVDRIEKRENLLPHLDMLSRKREFAEIIPVSALKETNLKPLEEAVGRFLPESVHFYPDDQITDRSERFLASEMVREKITRQLGAELPYSVAVEIEEFKRDGKTLHISALILVEREGQKKIMIGDKGERLRSIGQDARADMERMFDTKVMLKLWVKVKRGWADSDRALKSLGMNDL; encoded by the coding sequence ATGAACGATATTACCCGTCCTGAAAACCCCGACAGCCGTTGTGGCTTTGTGGCTATTGTTGGTCGCCCCAATGTCGGCAAGTCGACGTTACTGAATCATATTCTGGGGCAGAAACTGAGCATTACATCCCGGAAGCCACAAACCACGCGCCACCAGGTTCTGGGAATCAAAACCATGGGCCCGGTGCAGGCGGTTTATGTGGACACACCAGGCATGCACCAGGAAGAGCCCAGAGCCATAAACCGGTATATGAACAAAGCCGCCACTTCGGCTCTGATTGATGTGGATGTGGTGGTGTTTGTGGTTGACCAGACTGCCTGGACTACCGCTGATGAAATGGTGCTGGAAAAGCTGAGTAAGCTTACTTGTCCGGTCATTCTGGCGGTAAACAAGGTAGACCGGATTGAAAAAAGGGAAAACCTGCTGCCGCATCTGGATATGCTTTCCAGAAAACGCGAGTTTGCCGAAATTATTCCTGTCTCTGCGTTGAAAGAAACCAACCTGAAGCCGTTGGAAGAAGCGGTTGGCCGTTTTCTGCCTGAAAGCGTCCACTTCTACCCCGACGATCAGATAACAGACCGGAGCGAGCGTTTTCTGGCATCAGAAATGGTGCGGGAGAAAATCACCCGCCAGCTCGGGGCCGAGTTGCCATACTCCGTTGCGGTAGAAATTGAAGAATTCAAGCGTGACGGTAAAACGTTGCATATATCTGCGCTGATCCTTGTGGAACGTGAGGGGCAGAAAAAAATCATGATTGGCGATAAGGGTGAGAGGCTGCGTAGCATTGGCCAGGATGCCAGAGCTGATATGGAACGTATGTTTGATACGAAAGTCATGCTGAAACTGTGGGTGAAGGTGAAACGCGGTTGGGCAGATAGTGATCGTGCGCTGAAAAGCCTGGGCATGAACGACCTCTGA